The sequence GCCTGCCCAGGCGCGAGTTCCTGAGCCGGGCCGCCAACGGCTTTGGCGCAATGGCGCTGGCGGCGCTGCTGAACGACCGCGCGTATGGCGCGACGCCGGCCGACGCGGCGCTCCTGTCGACACGGGCTGCCACGCATTTTCCGGCCCGGGCTCGGAGCGTGATCTTTCTCTACATGGACGGGGGACCCTCGCAGGTCGATTCATTCGACCCGAAACCCCGCCTGGACCGCGAGCACGGCCAGCCGATCAAGATGGAAGTGCCGCCGACGCAATTCGACAACGTCGGCACGGTGTTGCGCTCACCGTGGAAGTTTCGCTCGCGCGGCGAGAGCGGCATCCCCGTCAGCGATTTGTTTCCGCACGTCGCCAAATGTGTCGACGATCTGGCCATCGTGCGGTCGATGACGGCCGACTTTTCCGAACACACGAACGCCAACTACTTTCTCCACTCGGGCCACGGGCTGCAGGGACGTCCCAGTATGGGAGCCTGGGCCACCTACGGGTTGGGCAGCGACAATCAAGAGCTGCCCGGATTTGTCGTCCTGGAAAGCGGTATGATTCCGCCGGGCGGTGTGAGTTGTTTCGGCAGCGGATTCTTGCCCGCCGCCTATCAGGGGTCGATCTTTCGCCAGGGCGATCTGCCCGTGGCCGATATCCGCCCGGCCGACACGCCGGTCGAAGTGCAGCGGCAGAAGCTGGCTCTGGTAAATCGGCTCGACGCCCTGGCGATCGAGCAGCAGGGCGCCGCCGACGCGCTCGACGCGGCCATTGCCAATTACGAACTGGCCTTCCGCATGCAGACGTCGGTGCCCGAACTGGCCGATCTGTCCCAGGAAACGGCCGCGACGGTAGCGATGTACGGGCTCGACCAGCCGAAGACCCAGATCTTTGCGCATCGCTGCCTCACGGCCCGCCGGCTGGTCGAGCGCGGCGTGCGCTTCGTCGAGGTGCTGTGCCCGCAGGTCGTCGGTGATCGCTGGGATCAGCACTCGAACCTGTTGGAAGGCCACCAGAACAATGCCGACGCGACGGACCGTCCGATCGCGGCGCTGCTGCGCGACCTCAAGGCGCGCGGATTGCTCGACGAAACGCTCGTCGTGTGGGCCGGGGAATTTGGCCGCACGCCCATGGCCCAAGGCAGCGACGGGCGCGATCACAATCCTTTTGGTTTTTCCATCTGGCTGGCCGGTGGTGGCATCCGGGGCGGCACCGTCTATGGTGCGACCGACGAGTACGGCTATTTCGCCGTCGAGAACCGCACGACGATCCACGACCTGCACGCCACGATGCTGCACCTCATGGGACTCGACCACACGCGATTGACGTATCGCTTCAGCGGCCGCGACATGAGGCTGACCGACGTTTACGGCAACGTCCTGCACGACATCCTGGCGTAAACACTGGCGCGGGCAAACGGGCCGCGTACAATCCGGGGGCCACCGAGCCCGCTCAGGCGAGCAATTCGGTGACGATCTGCCCGCGCGAAACCTGGTTCGGACGGTTCAGGCGATCGCGCAATTCGGACTCCGGATCGACTCCCATGAGGTGCCACATCGTGGCGAGCAGATCGGCCGGGCTCACAGGGCGATCGGCGACATAGGCCCCGTGCTTGTCGCTGGCGCCGTAGACGGTGCCGCCCCGAATGCCGCCGCCGGCCAAGACGACGCTGTAGGCGTGCGGCCAATGATCTCGGCCGGCGTCCTTGTTGATCTGCGGCGTGCGGCCGAACTCGCCCGCCTGAATCACCAGCGTCTCGTCGAGCAGGCCGCGTTCGGCCAAATCGCCGATCAAGGCGCTATACGCCCGATCGAGCTTGGGAATGAGGTCTTCGTAGCGCCCCTTGAGCCCGCCGTGCGTGTCCCATTCCTGGTTGAACGCGTTGTAGCCCACAAACTTGACGCCGGCCTCGACCAGGCGGCGCGCCAGCAGCAGCGATTGGCCGATCTTGGTTCGCCCGTACCGATCGCGCGTCGCGTCCGGCTCTTGCGCGAGGTCGACGGCGCCGCGCAGCCGCGCGTCGCTCAACAGCTCATAGGCGCTCTGCGAGAGGTGGTCATAACGAACGACACCCGTGGCTTCGAGTTGCGCCGCCGCGGCGTCGAGCTGGGCCAGGAGTCCTTTGCGGCCCTGCAATCGCGCGGGGGCGAAATCGTCCGGCAGCGTCAAGCACAGCGGCTTGAAGTCTGATTTCTGGGGCTCGCCGGCAATCAGAAACGGGTCGTGGACCGCGCCGAGAAAGCCAGCGTATTGGCCGGGCATGCGGTTCGATGGTCCCGGAATGCTGAGCCACGTCGGCAGCGATACGCTGGTCGGCACCGACGACGGTTCGCGCTGCAGATAATTCAGGATCGCCGCCGGCCCGGGGAAGTCGTCGGGCGCCGCTTCGCGATCGATATTGGGCTGATTGGGCGAGCCAGTGAGCGTGATATACGTGCCGGCGATGTGATTGTTGAAATCATGTTGCATCGAGCGGACCACCGCCAGGCGGTCGGCCAGCCGGGCGGTGTCGGGCAACAGCGGCCCGAATTGAACGCCGGGGACGGCGGTCGCGATGGGTGAAAACGGCCCCCGAATCTCCACCGGAGCGTCGGGCTT is a genomic window of Pirellulales bacterium containing:
- a CDS encoding DUF1501 domain-containing protein, with the protein product MHRDRDLLTGRPCCLPRREFLSRAANGFGAMALAALLNDRAYGATPADAALLSTRAATHFPARARSVIFLYMDGGPSQVDSFDPKPRLDREHGQPIKMEVPPTQFDNVGTVLRSPWKFRSRGESGIPVSDLFPHVAKCVDDLAIVRSMTADFSEHTNANYFLHSGHGLQGRPSMGAWATYGLGSDNQELPGFVVLESGMIPPGGVSCFGSGFLPAAYQGSIFRQGDLPVADIRPADTPVEVQRQKLALVNRLDALAIEQQGAADALDAAIANYELAFRMQTSVPELADLSQETAATVAMYGLDQPKTQIFAHRCLTARRLVERGVRFVEVLCPQVVGDRWDQHSNLLEGHQNNADATDRPIAALLRDLKARGLLDETLVVWAGEFGRTPMAQGSDGRDHNPFGFSIWLAGGGIRGGTVYGATDEYGYFAVENRTTIHDLHATMLHLMGLDHTRLTYRFSGRDMRLTDVYGNVLHDILA
- a CDS encoding DUF1501 domain-containing protein, whose translation is MSPPTFDRREVLRLGGLSLLAGSLPRERVAAAVATVPRAQACIFMLLQGGPSHHDLWDLKPDAPVEIRGPFSPIATAVPGVQFGPLLPDTARLADRLAVVRSMQHDFNNHIAGTYITLTGSPNQPNIDREAAPDDFPGPAAILNYLQREPSSVPTSVSLPTWLSIPGPSNRMPGQYAGFLGAVHDPFLIAGEPQKSDFKPLCLTLPDDFAPARLQGRKGLLAQLDAAAAQLEATGVVRYDHLSQSAYELLSDARLRGAVDLAQEPDATRDRYGRTKIGQSLLLARRLVEAGVKFVGYNAFNQEWDTHGGLKGRYEDLIPKLDRAYSALIGDLAERGLLDETLVIQAGEFGRTPQINKDAGRDHWPHAYSVVLAGGGIRGGTVYGASDKHGAYVADRPVSPADLLATMWHLMGVDPESELRDRLNRPNQVSRGQIVTELLA